In one window of Gudongella oleilytica DNA:
- a CDS encoding FecCD family ABC transporter permease, whose amino-acid sequence MKGKIKRNSYGIVTAAMLAVLVFAVVAASTIGSADISIFDAFRVVGSKLPGLDNYVNMEGISSAVNSIIWNVRLPRVLLGVLVGSALSISGGAFQGLLKNPMADPYILGISSGAALGATIAIITKLEMSFAGFSGISLAAFLGALIAVAFVYNIGKIKNQVPVTTLLLAGVAVGQFLTAVMSFLMVIYNKDMTKIIYWTLGSLAGKGWSPVTALALPVFTGMLLLLYFSRDINILLTGEESAKSLGVNVERTKLYVLLIGTFLTSTVVSVSGIIGFVGLIIPHMARIVTGPDHRILLPVSAIGGGIFMIFADTVARTAISPVEIPVGIITALFGGPFFIFLLRSKKKSL is encoded by the coding sequence CATAGGCTCTGCCGACATCAGCATATTTGACGCCTTCAGAGTTGTTGGATCAAAATTGCCTGGTCTGGATAACTATGTTAATATGGAGGGCATATCTTCAGCAGTAAATTCAATTATCTGGAACGTAAGGCTCCCCAGAGTTTTGCTGGGTGTTCTGGTTGGATCGGCTTTGTCTATCTCTGGAGGTGCCTTTCAGGGACTTCTCAAAAATCCCATGGCGGACCCATATATACTGGGAATATCATCAGGAGCTGCCTTAGGAGCTACCATAGCAATAATAACCAAGCTTGAGATGAGCTTTGCCGGTTTTTCAGGAATATCCCTGGCAGCTTTTCTTGGTGCATTGATTGCTGTTGCGTTTGTATACAACATAGGAAAAATAAAGAATCAGGTACCTGTTACGACACTTTTGCTCGCGGGAGTGGCAGTGGGTCAGTTTCTTACTGCTGTAATGTCATTTCTGATGGTAATATACAACAAGGACATGACAAAAATAATTTATTGGACCCTTGGAAGTCTTGCAGGGAAAGGGTGGTCACCTGTTACTGCTCTTGCTCTGCCTGTTTTTACAGGTATGCTGCTCCTCTTATACTTTTCAAGGGATATAAACATACTGCTTACAGGAGAGGAATCCGCAAAGTCTCTTGGAGTTAACGTAGAACGAACAAAGCTATATGTGTTGCTTATTGGTACCTTCCTTACGTCAACAGTGGTATCTGTTAGTGGCATAATAGGGTTTGTGGGGCTTATAATCCCACATATGGCGCGGATTGTAACTGGCCCGGATCATAGGATTTTATTGCCGGTATCTGCCATAGGCGGTGGCATATTCATGATATTTGCCGATACTGTTGCAAGGACTGCAATATCTCCTGTCGAGATACCTGTAGGCATAATAACAGCTCTTTTTGGGGGGCCATTTTTCATATTCCTTTTAAGAAGCAAGAAGAAATCATTGTAG